Below is a window of Lagenorhynchus albirostris chromosome 11, mLagAlb1.1, whole genome shotgun sequence DNA.
AGGCAGAAGGATGCTGCCAGGGGCTGAGATATGGCCGTGGATGGGGGGATGAACTTCTCCCCACCTCTTTGGGTTTGCTGGGAGGAGGCATCACTTTGACCTACTACAGGTGCTCTCCTGGTAAGAGAGAACTGGAGATTGACTTATCTGAATTCTCACTCCCTACCTCCCATGGGGAGCAGAGAAATTCCCATGAGGACAGAAAGGAAGGCTCTTGTTATCACGCAGGGAACCAGGAGAGCTTTTTGGCCTGGGCCTTGTATTCCTGAAGGCCCTCAAGTATAGATTTTGCTACTATtgccaagtaaggtcacattgtCTTTGCATTTATTGATTGTATTAGAAGTTTTGGttggttaaaaataaacataaaaaatggaccaatgttttatatatacactaccaaatgtaaagtagatagctagtgggaagcagccgcatggcacagggagatcagctcggtgctttgtgtccacctagaggggtgggatagggagggtgggagggagggagacgcaagagggaggagatatggggatacatgtatacgtagagctgattcactttgctatacagcagcaactaacacaacattgtaaagcaattatgctccaataaagatgttaaaaaagatacCAATGTTTTAGTAACTCTGTTCAGGCACTCATTCATTTTCTAATATACCCACAGTCTGAAAAATGGAAGAACACGAGCCCTCTCTCACTCTTGGGGTGACCTCGCCTACCACATGCACATCGTAGATAGGATGTGAAATCAGTTATGACAGTTGTAGAAAGGTAACTCATGGTTTCGTATGTTCTGAAACAGTGCAGAAACTGCATTTCCCCTTTCAAGAAAGGcactaaaaacaatggaaaaCCGTGAGTGCCAGTCTTATGGGCCAACTTATTAATATCACAGAAAGCTGTGACCTCACTCCACACCCAAGCAACTCCAGTCCTGCCGGGCTCCTGAAGCACTCCCCAAAGAGCAGAACCCCAGAGAATTGTCACTGATTGACCTTTCTGGAAGATCCCTGGAAAAGCCCCACTCACAGGCCTTGTCTTTATCTGGTCAGTGAGGAAAGCCCTATCATCAGGGCATTGGTCAAATAATCAGTGACAATATTTTAAGATTGAAGCTGCCcagtgtggatggacctagagactatcatactaagtgaagtcaggcagagaaaggcgaatatcatatgatatcacttatgtgtggtatctaaaaaatgagtataaataaatacatcttccttttaaaacaacaccaccaccacaacatAGAGCTCATACCAACAATTCcgttcctaggtatataccaaagagaactgaaaacatatccaCTCAAAAATTtgtacatggggcttccctgctggtacagtggttaagaatccacctgccaatgcaggggacacgggttcgagccctggtccgagaagatcccacatgctttggagtaactaagcccgcgagccacaactactgggcccaagcgccacaactactgaagcccacgcgcctagagcgccatgctctgcaacaagagaagccaccacaatgagaagcccatgcatggaagagtaggccctgcttgctgcagctagagaaagcctgctcacagcaacgaagacccaacgcagccaaaaataaatcaataaaataaataaattaaaaaaaaatttgtacgtgtgggaactacactcaatattttgtaaacctataagggaaaagaatctgaaaaaaaagatatatatgtatgtataactgaatcactttgctgtacacctgaaactaacacaatgtaaatcaactataattcaaaaaaaaaattgtgagggTTTGTGGCAGAGTTATTCATAGTAGCCCCAAAGTGTAAACCACCAAAGTGCCCTTAAACTGATgtgtggataaataaaatatgatatctccatacaatggaatattatttggcaataaaaaggatataaactgatacatgctacaacatggatgaaacttggaaacgttacgctaagtgaaagaggcctgATACAAAACTCCACATGttgcatgattctatttatatgaaatatccagaagaaGCAAATCCATTTGAGAGACActgggggagggatgaatgggAAGTGACCGCTAAGGGGTACAGAGTAActttttgaagtgatgaaaatgttctaaaattaggtaGTGGTGGGGGTTacacaaccctgtgaatatactaaaacccactgaattgtgcactttatattttttaaactatatattttaaaattatttggctgtgccatgtggcatgcaggatcttagttccctgattgaacccgggccccagcagtgaaagcgctgagtcctaaccactggaccaccagggaattcccaagaattgCGTACTTTAAATGAGTGGATTTTGTATTACGtaaataagcactcaataaagctgtaaaaaataataaaaataaaaccaggttCCTTCTGTCTctccacattaaaaagaaaattgaagcaaTGATTTCTACCCTTGGGTCAgtagttctcaactgggggcgGTCAGACTAGGTCTGGAGACACTTTGTCACAACTGGGGAAAAgggtgttactggcatctagtggacagAGGCCAAGGGTGCTGCTAGCCATCCTACAAGGCAAGAACAGCCCCTCACAAGCAAGAATGACCTGGCCGCAAATGTCAATCATACCAAGATTGAGAAATCCTGCCCTAGATCAAAGTCCATGAGGACAGAGCTGGGTACATGGTGCACCCGGTCCCTCCCACAGCTGCCAAAGTCCTTTGGTGCAACGGCATCGCCTGTGTTGAGAGCAGTTGTTAGAATCCATCCCAAGAAACTCCCTTTTAAAGCAATGGTAAGGACGTGAACCACAATCATCTCTCTAGGGGTGTCCTTGGGAGAGCCTTCTGTCTGGTCTTAGCTCCAAGAACAGTTATACTGCCCTGAGTAGTCTGTTTTATCTCATGGACACTGTGAACTCTGGAACTGACTGCACTTTCCTTTCTGGGTTGGCTGCTAAACAGTTTTGAGCCAAACTTGTGGCCCAACCTTAGGAACGGCATAGGtcttatattttgcattttaaagttTCATTCTTGGCTCTATTTTATATccctaactttttcttttttaaaaatttattttctttctctttatttcctttgctcctacttttcccctttttttggtttgtttgttatgTCTTTGTAAGCTATTTATGCTGGGCAACAAGAAACGAAACACCAAATCGACAAATATAAACAGCGAGTCTCCCCTTAGCTCTGGGATGGAAGTTCATAGGGCAGAGTGGTGGGTAGGTTACAGACGCATCGTGAGGACCGTGGGCAGGGGCCAATGACCTCCCCAAAGGATGCCCTCGTTCTTGCTCCAGAAGCCTGGCTGGATGCTGAGGGGGCAGGATGTGAGAAAGTAGGGGGATTCTTAGAGGAGGTCAGCTGTTCCTGGGTTGCTGTGTAAGACACTGTGGCCTCTTGATGTTGGAAGGAGCTGGGCTTTCAGAGGACGAGTCACAGATGTGGGGACAGAGCTGGTAAGGGAGGGATTCCCAGCTGGGCAGGACTGGGTAGTGTATTAGAGTGTCTTGGACTGGGAGCCAGAGATTTGGCTTCTAGGTGTCAAGTCCCAGCTCCACTCTCGTTGGCCAAGTGACTTTGCAGTCACGTCGTAGCtccttagttttctgtttttactaAAACATGGTAGTAATACCTGCTAGGCCTGTCTCTACGGTTGATTCGAGGACCAAATGAGATCATGAAATTGCTGAATTGCTCTATTCATTGCTAGGCTGCAAACTttttcgttttatttatttataaaaattgaagtatagttgatttacagtatcatgttagtttcaggtgtacagcacagtgattcagttacacacacacacatatataactgagtatatatatatatatatatatatatatattctttttcagattctcttctcttataggttattacaaaatattgggtatagttccctgtgttcttctttctttctttcttctttttttttttttaacgttgagGGACAAAATTAATTGTTCAGTTATTGTGGCTGTGATTACCATTGTACTTGTGGAGATGTTCTCATTTGAGGTCATTACTGCTGCCAAGGCTCTGGGGTCTGCGGGGCTGGTGGGCAGACCTGAGGGAGACCTGGCTGACCCCGAGGAATTAGTTAAAACTTACACAGCAACCCAGAGGAGAAAGTATTTGTTAACCATTAAGTTACATGTGGATGTACGTAAAACGCTCCTTAGACTTTCAGAGCTAAAAGGATCTCAGAGGGTTGGAGAGCCAGTTTCCTGCCCCAAGCTTACTCTCTCAGGAGCTCTTAGCACCTGTGAGATCTTCACTTACCCATTTTCCCCACGAAGTGAAAGCTCAGCCCCGGAGAGTCAGGAAGCTCTGGGGTTCAGGATACATGGATTTCCTAGACTTACGTGTGTCTTTGTGATCTCTAGGCTGGAGGCCACTATAGTTCTAGTTCCCTGGGTCTAACCTGATGTTTTCAGCTGCAACTTGAGACCTGTTTCATCTTCTAATCTTTGTGGGCTTGGCTGACAGCCACGGATCccgtttctctttttattattcttcagttctttttccctctccttggCTCCCCTCATGTCCACCCATCAACCCACACCCCAGATACTGCAGCCAACCAATCTCTATTTTCATCTGAATAAAAATGTTGTTATGAGAAAGGTCACAGGACATGATGAAGAAAACCCGCTCCTTGCCCTAGAGGCTGGGAGCGGAGGGCCTCCTGAAGCTCCTCTCTACTCAAAGTTGTAACTTTCAAGGCACTTTTCCTTCAACCTTGGTATCCTTTGGGTagcttcttttttggttttgaaattttattgtcttcccagaccagggtggAAATGGACATGGTGAACTCACCTTCTCCCTCTGCCGATTCATGTGACACAAGGCTGAGTTTTATTAtataccagacactgtgctaagtgcttttcatACATTATGTTATTGAATTCCTACAACAACCCTATGACGTAGGAATtatctttgttttacagatgagaaaaccgagtcTCTGAGAGGTCAGAGTCACACAGCTTGGTGGTGAAACCAGGAGTATAACCTGGAGAGTGATCAGTGATAGGCAGCTGAGGTAGAAAGGGCATTGGACTTGGGGTCAGAGGCTTGGGTTTGGGTCCTGGCTCGATTACTGACTAATgggacttgggcaagtcacaccTATCACATGTCCCGGCCTCAGCCTTCTCATCTGCAAAGAGATAATAATAACACCTGGTTCACTAGGCAGATGATGGGATTTAACTGAAGTGATTATTCAACTAGGGCTAGACTCAGCAGACGCTCGGGCAATGTCCACTGTAGCAGAGCTGCACACGTGTGGCAGGCAGCCCCCGCAGCTGGCCCCCAGCCACTCTACCTCCTGGAGCTCAGGCTCTCATGTAATCCCCTGCCCTTGAGTAAACGGACACACCAGGTCCTTGACACGTTGGGGCTCACAACGTGGCAGATGCCTTTCCTCTGAGCGAGAGAGGGAGCGTGAGAGAGAGTGATCAAGATCACAGGCACGGTCTTTTGTAACCTGGACATTTTGGGGCTAAAATTAGGGACTTACTTCTAACTGATTGCGCACAGCAAAAGTAAtagactgttgggcttccctggtggtacagtggttaagactccacgcttccactgcaggaggcttGGGTTCGATCTCTGGGTGGGGAAGTTCCACCTGTCGcaaggtgcggccaaaaaaaaaaaaaaagtaatgggctGCCACTTTTGAGATTGGGTTACAAAAAGCCTCTGACTTCCATCTTGCTGACTcacgctctctccctctctccctcgcTCACTCCCTCGGAGGGAAGGTAGCTGTGCCATGGTATAAGCTGGAACCGATGGCAAGGAATGGGTGTCCCCAGCCAGTGAGCGCCTGAGACctgacagcagccccaggagtgagccttggaagcagcccctctCCCAGGGGAGCCTTGGGATAAGGGCATCCTGGTTGCCATCTTGACCGCAGTCTTATGAGAGCCACAGGCACCCAGCTAAGTCACactcggattttttttttttaatgtttttactttACAGTTGTCAACCTTcagatatctttttaaaattttatttatttggctgcgttgggtcttcgttgctgcgcgcaggctttctctggttgcagcaagcaggggctactctttgttgcggtgctcaggcttctcattgtggtggcttctcttgttgtggagcatgggctctagacacgtgggcttcagtagttgcagcacacaggctcagtagttgtggctcacgggctctagagcacaggctcagtagttgtggcacacgggcttagttgctccatggcatgtgggatcttcccagaccagggctcgaacccgtgtcccctgcatcggcaggcggattctcagccactgtgccaccagggaagccccccacattCGAAATTTTGACTCAGAAACACTGAGTTTATAAATGCTTGTTGTTTCAAGTTACTAAGTTTTGAAATGATACAGCATGGAAGGCTGTGGAGGGGATGTGGTTTTTCTGGGAGAAGCAGAGGAGACTTCTTAGAGGGTGTGTGTCTGTGCTTGGCCTGGAAAGGTGGGCAGGACGCAAACTTGAAGAGGAGAAACGTTCTCAGGCAGGGGAATGGCAAGCAGGTGCATTCCAGGAATGTGAAATCTGGTCTGGCGGAAATCACCTCACCTACCTATGGACCTGATGGAAACATCCTACCTGAGGCGAGAGTGGGCTCTTCCCTGTCAGGCGTGCTCGGCTCTGCCCTTAATTCACTGAATGATCCAGGATGAACCAGATGAGCTTTTCCAgatctcagcttcctcctctgtagaCTGGAGTCTGGACAAGTAGATCTTTCAAGTCCCCTTCCTTTTACCATCTCCTCACCCACAGCTCAGAGAGAGGGGATGACCCGGAACGTGGCTACTCAGAGATTCACCACACAGGGGAGATGTGATATCATTTTGAATACCTCCACAGTTACACTGCTCTTCTGGAAAGAAGTCTGCCTTTTTGGGTCCATTGCCCGGACTCTCTACCACCTCCttcctgttttttatttataactattttattattttattttattcaaatactatcttttatttcacttaaaaattttaaagtggtaGAGCAAAAATACCTAAGGCAGCCAGGACTTTGGTGTTAAATGAGgtttaaaagaagttttttttttttttccccgtacacgggcctctcactgttgtggcctctcccgttgcgaagcacaggctccggacgcgcaggctctgcggccatggctcacgggcccagccgctccgcagcatgtgggatcttcccggaccgtggcacgaacccgtgtcccctgcatcggcaggcggactctcaaccactgagccaccaatcTACCTAAAATCTAGTTTCTGAGAACGAAGCAATGCATTCTGTGGTTAAGATTGATTGCAGAAATTTTACTTCAATCAAGAGAACTTAAAATTTTACAGAACTTTATAGGAACTTGTAGAAATGCTCAAATCgtaaacctggaaacaacctaagtgctctTCTCATAGGCTTTCTATGACGCATATGTCTGAAAAATGTGCACTGACAATCGGAAACATTCGCTATTCACCAAATTGCAAAATTAAACTACTGataaaaacatttccaaaggCACAAGTAGGCATAATTGGTTGAAAGTaaatcagatatttaaaaataccaaaatatgttaaaacaaattccatctttttctttttatgtttatgattttttcttaTTGTGTGATCAACAGATCAAAAACACATGTTTGGGGGTGCTTCTGGTCTACCAGGTCACCCTGCTGGGCAACTCTCTGATCCCTCCTCACACTGGCAGACGCTGCCCTGCACTTGCCCATATGCACTGCTTCCTGCGCCACTTCTCTGTGGCGGGGCTCCTCTACACCAAGACCATCGTGCCCAGGATGCTGGCCGACCTCCTCTCCTCCGGCCCCACCATCCCGCCCACTGGCTGCTTCACCCAGCTGTACTTCTTGCTGCCTGTCATCGCTGAACGCGGCCTGCTCACGGCCATGGCCAGTGACCGCTATGCTGCCGTCGGCCGGCAGCTGCATCACTCCACCCTGATGGGGCCAGGGAGCGTGTGTGCGCATGGCGGGCACCTCCTACCACATGGGCATCATCACCGGCACCACTCACTCCATCTTCATCTTCACTTTGCCTTTCCCTGGTGCCAACACCATCCATCACTTCCTGTGTGACATCCTGCCTGTGCTGAGGCTGGCCAGCTTGAGCACCTTGTGGGGTGAAGTGGGCAATCTTGCCCTCACGATAGCCTTTATCCTGACCCCCTTCTCACTGACTGTAGCCTCCTATGCCCGTATTCTTAGCATCATCCTTGGGGTCGCGACATCCCAGGGATGTTGAAGAATCTTCTCTACCTGTTCCTCCCACCTACTTGCAATCATGCTCTTTTTTGGGACGGGGACTGTTGCCTACATGAGGCCATGGGCAGGCTCCTCCCAGGACGGGGACCAGATCCTTGCCGTCTTCTACACAGCTGTCGCTCCCATGTTCAACCCTTTGGTCTACACTCTGAGAAACAAGGAGGTCACGGGGCAATGAGGCAGCTCGTGAAGAGATATGTCTGGAGCCCTTGACCCCCTCAAGGTCTTGGAGATAAGGGCCTGATCCTTGGAGATTTTCAAGGAGGAGGGCTCAGCTGGAGTCCCTGCTCTGGGTGGTGTGGGTGCCAGCTCGAGGGCCCAGGGCTCTGACCTGTTGCTCAGAGCTTGGCTTCTGGGGCCTGTTCTTACAGCCTTGACCTGACTTGTTTGTAGGTACAAAGCTGGAGAGACACGCACTTGGGGGAGGTCGAGGAGGTGCCCATTTTGTGCGATGATTAGCAATTCTGGTCTTTCATGAGGTTCAGGGCGCCTTCCTGGGCTACGATTCCTGTAGACAGTGTTTCTCCCCCTTCTCCCAGACTCCTCACTGGAAGCCTTTCTCTTTCCCATCAGTCACCTCCGCTACCACATGAGCTCCTTTACTTCAGGTGCGAGGTCTGACCTGGGGTAGGAACAGGGCACGGAATAGTTGACCTGGCTTTGGCGGTTCAGGTGCCGAGTCTTGCTTGGTGTTGCTTTAGGTCTGGAAGCATCTGTCTCGTTACTTTGTTGTGACTTACAGGTTCTCTCCCGGGATCCCGGAGATGTTGATATTCTCTACTTAGCTTCTTTCTCACCCATGGGCTGACTTCCTCTTCATCTCCTCTGATCCTAGGGTAGAAATGCACATACATCTCTAGACTCTGACTCTGATCAGAAGGTCTGGTCTGGCTCCTGGACTCCCACGATGATGCTTTTGTTTCTTGTAAACTGTCCACTATTTGTGCTTGAAGCCACCTTAATTTGCCTGCCGGGAGGATCTAACACCATTTTACTTTTCTTGGGCAGCCCATTCTTGCTTGTTTATAAACTCTCCTTTAGCACTAAGCTGCAAGAGGGACAGTGTAATATAAGCAGGAAAATCACTCTCAAGGCACAGTACATGAGGGCCTTTAAAATAGCATTGATTTTCATTTACAAAAGTAACACTGTTAATTGCAGGGAATTTTGCGTCCAGAAGAAAAGACAGTAACTATTAATACTTTGGTGTTAATAATGCCCTTGGGAACTTATTGTGGTCTGGTTTCcctctgtatatgtatatatgcgtatttttaaaaattaaaaaaatgggattATATTGTGTGAATTGCTCACGACTTTTGTTTTCCACTTTATCAAAATATATTGTAATGTTTTACCATATAAATAGGCTTctaaagcattattttaatatctatataGTTGGATACTAAAATTTAAAGCAATCTTCTATTAttggaattaaatatttttgttattgctttTGCTGAGATAGATATCACTGCAGTTATATCTTTGTATACTTATGCTTTTCAGAGCACAAacttctagaaatggaattgctgagtcaaaacATATGAACAATTTCAGAGCTTTTGAAACATACTGCCAAATTGCCGTCCAaaagaatttttgttgttttaccgTCCAACTGAGGGCAGTCCAATCTTCAGGGCAAGGAAATGGACTAAGGGTCAGGAAGGGTTAGATAGCCCAGGGAAGAACAGGGTGGGGAAGGAATGGATGTCTAGGATCTTGTAATGCAGAAAAGACCTGATGAGAAGGACATGAACTCACTTCCCCTCAGTCTACCAAGGACTGGCTGGGACACACTTGGACTGAGAGTGCAACACGAGGCATCAAAGCTAGACTCAAGGAATGACTTCCTGATAGAGTTGGTATCTGAACAAGACAAGGGGAGAGACTTTTTCCTCATGTTCTGAGCTAAGGGTGGAGGCAAGAGGAGGAGGATGTGTTGAAATTGGACGGGCTCAGCCCTAAGTGGCTTCGTGCTTCTTTCACCTGAGGTGGTGACCATCAGCTCTGGAGGCTGAGGTCCCCTATTTTCAGGAACCCCATACAGAGTTGCCAAAACAATACTGGATGTtctgttaaatttgaatttcggATGAACAACaagtaattttgtttgtttgtttgtttttttgtgtgtttttttgtttggttttttttctcggtacgtgggcctctcaccgccgcggcccctcccgttgcggagcacaggctccagacgtgcaagctcagcggccatggctca
It encodes the following:
- the LOC132529952 gene encoding LOW QUALITY PROTEIN: olfactory receptor 10P22 (The sequence of the model RefSeq protein was modified relative to this genomic sequence to represent the inferred CDS: inserted 3 bases in 2 codons; deleted 3 bases in 2 codons; substituted 1 base at 1 genomic stop codon); this encodes MSTVAELHTCGRQPPQLAPSHSTSWSSGSHIKNTCLGVLLVYQVTLLGNSLIXLLTLADAALHLPMHCFLRHFSVAGLLYTKTIVPRMLADLLSSGPTIPPTGCFTQLYFLLPVIAERGLLTAMASDRYAAVGRQLHHSTLMGQGACVRMAGTSYHMGIITGTTHSIFIFTLPFPGANTIHHFLCDILPVLRLASLSTLWGEVGNLALTIAFILTPFSLTVASYARILSIILGVATSQGCXRIFSTCSSHLLAIMLFFGTGTVAYMRPWAGSSQDGDQILAVFYTAVAPMFNPLVYTLRNKEVXGAMRQLVKRYVWSP